Proteins from a genomic interval of Tautonia rosea:
- a CDS encoding ECF-type sigma factor, which translates to MEITSETITTLLARIESGDNEARDALLTVAYDELKSLATDLMRGERPGHTLQPTALVHEAMLRVQHHRQIGQGRGRSYFFAVMAGAMRRVLVDHARARQAARRGGSDPKRVPLDAIVDAVELDQHLDLIDLDDALQRLSSWNARQAEVVTLRYFGGWTIPEIANHLRCSVSLIEKDWRLARAWLARQLGDGEL; encoded by the coding sequence ATGGAAATCACGTCGGAGACCATCACCACGTTGCTTGCCCGCATCGAATCGGGCGACAACGAGGCGCGCGATGCCCTCCTGACGGTCGCCTATGACGAGTTGAAAAGTCTCGCCACCGACCTGATGCGGGGCGAACGGCCGGGACATACGCTCCAACCGACCGCTCTTGTCCACGAAGCAATGCTCCGGGTGCAGCACCATCGCCAGATTGGCCAGGGGAGGGGCCGGTCGTACTTCTTTGCCGTGATGGCCGGGGCGATGCGCCGCGTGCTCGTTGATCATGCCCGAGCCCGCCAGGCTGCTCGACGAGGTGGGTCCGATCCGAAACGGGTTCCCCTCGATGCGATTGTCGATGCCGTCGAGCTTGATCAACATCTCGACCTCATCGACCTGGACGACGCCCTCCAACGTCTCTCCTCCTGGAACGCTCGACAGGCTGAGGTCGTCACCCTTCGCTACTTCGGCGGCTGGACCATTCCAGAAATTGCCAATCATTTGCGTTGTTCGGTTTCCCTGATCGAGAAGGACTGGCGTCTTGCTCGCGCCTGGCTCGCTCGACAACTGGGCGATGGTGAATTATGA
- a CDS encoding serine/threonine-protein kinase, with protein MNPSVWNRVDQLFAAALERPASERLSFLRDSCGDDSTLLREVEALLKADALAHDREFLGKPLGSEFDTSRPDSDEDDSLIGQQIGPYAIEALIGRGGMGSVYRAVRQEEFTQVVAIKLIKRGMDTDEILRRFRNELHVQAALGQHPNIAAILDAGTTPDHRPFLVMEWIEGLPVDTYCERQKLDIPERLHLFRSICEAVQFAHSVAVIHRDLKPSNILVTPSGVPKLIDFGIAKWLNDDSGHASDPSTMPEQRILTPQYASPEQIEGRPLSTATDVYSLGVVLFELLTGERPYRLTTGRIDELIQAVCKQPPPRPSTVVTQRQHQPKTSASAEELPSTNPLPSESSPLKRKLARQLSGDLDNIVLMALRKEPERRYPSVERFSRDIERHLKGIPVEARPATLVYRLNRFVRRNRVAVGLAVVMLMLLIGGIVGTTVGMLRARASEAMALRNEDRARRAVEELLVRVTENQLLNAPGLQDLRRELLESALQYYEEFLEDSSDKPALRVNLASTYHRIAEINELIGRNEEALEANHQALAILEELIRSEPAEHPESVNRRIEYLHDHATVLNSLGLIERRIGRTQSALSNFERSRESAKRVSAARPDQSFYQEALANVVNNLGLVLVEVGRLEEAIDCHSEAIRFQRSLVEEQPDDLDRQAQLADMLTVSSRPTFMLGNDEGALDVLEQSLSLYEAIRARDSRNMLDANRYSQALSQYAVIQMYQGNSIEARNATGRAIDLLEPLVESNPKVPDYQSDLLYLSNLACELDRREGRIEEAFASARVAEELAQSLRESYPDVIEYVSYASKSMNNLGRLFEDQGNRGKALEYYDRAISLLDQIAQADPIHNYNLACNAALAAQVVGSDPEQLTREDDETRRLRNDRAMNALVRAVDAGYVRMENLEHDSDLDGLRHRPDFQQLLESLD; from the coding sequence ATGAATCCCTCCGTGTGGAATCGGGTCGATCAGCTCTTCGCAGCGGCCCTCGAACGGCCCGCATCGGAACGGTTGTCGTTCCTTCGAGACTCCTGCGGCGACGACTCGACCCTGCTTCGCGAGGTCGAAGCCTTGCTCAAGGCTGATGCCCTGGCTCACGATCGCGAGTTCCTCGGGAAACCGCTCGGATCGGAGTTCGACACATCGAGGCCTGATTCAGATGAGGATGATTCCCTCATCGGGCAGCAGATCGGCCCTTACGCGATCGAGGCCTTGATCGGTCGCGGAGGGATGGGCAGCGTCTATCGGGCCGTCCGCCAAGAGGAGTTCACTCAGGTCGTCGCCATCAAGCTCATCAAGAGAGGGATGGACACCGACGAGATCCTCCGCCGCTTCCGCAATGAGTTACACGTGCAGGCAGCCCTCGGTCAACATCCCAACATCGCCGCAATCCTGGATGCCGGAACAACACCCGACCATCGCCCTTTCCTCGTCATGGAGTGGATTGAGGGACTCCCGGTCGATACGTATTGCGAGCGACAGAAGCTCGACATCCCAGAACGGTTGCACCTTTTCCGATCCATCTGCGAGGCCGTACAGTTCGCGCACTCGGTCGCGGTGATTCACCGGGATCTCAAACCGAGCAATATTCTGGTGACTCCCTCAGGCGTTCCCAAGCTGATCGACTTTGGGATTGCCAAGTGGCTAAATGACGATTCGGGACATGCCTCTGATCCCTCGACCATGCCCGAACAACGGATCCTGACGCCGCAGTACGCCAGCCCCGAACAGATTGAAGGTCGACCGCTCTCGACCGCGACCGACGTCTATTCTCTCGGGGTCGTGCTGTTCGAATTGCTCACCGGAGAAAGACCCTATCGGCTCACAACCGGGAGAATCGATGAACTGATCCAGGCCGTTTGCAAGCAGCCTCCTCCCCGCCCAAGTACCGTCGTGACTCAACGGCAGCATCAGCCGAAGACCTCGGCCTCAGCGGAGGAACTCCCGAGCACCAATCCGCTTCCCTCCGAGTCATCTCCCCTGAAGCGAAAGCTCGCTCGGCAACTCTCGGGAGATCTCGACAACATCGTCTTGATGGCACTCCGAAAGGAACCGGAACGACGCTATCCTTCCGTCGAGCGGTTTTCGAGAGACATTGAGCGACACCTCAAAGGGATTCCGGTCGAGGCAAGGCCCGCCACGCTGGTCTACCGACTGAATCGCTTCGTTCGGAGAAATCGGGTGGCCGTCGGTCTTGCGGTCGTAATGCTCATGCTCCTCATCGGAGGGATTGTCGGCACGACGGTCGGAATGCTTCGCGCCCGAGCGTCCGAAGCGATGGCCCTCCGTAACGAAGATCGGGCCCGCCGGGCGGTTGAGGAGTTACTCGTCCGGGTCACCGAAAATCAGCTCTTGAATGCTCCCGGACTTCAGGACCTCCGTCGAGAATTACTCGAATCAGCTCTGCAATATTATGAAGAATTCCTGGAAGATTCAAGTGATAAGCCCGCACTTCGGGTCAACCTCGCATCCACGTATCATCGGATCGCCGAAATTAACGAACTCATCGGCCGCAATGAGGAGGCTCTGGAGGCCAATCACCAGGCGCTTGCGATCCTGGAAGAACTGATCCGCTCCGAACCCGCAGAACATCCGGAGTCCGTCAACCGCCGGATTGAATACTTACATGACCACGCGACCGTCTTGAATAGCCTCGGCCTGATCGAGCGTCGGATCGGCCGGACCCAGAGTGCCCTTTCCAACTTCGAGCGATCTCGAGAGAGCGCCAAGCGAGTGTCAGCAGCCCGACCGGACCAGTCCTTTTACCAGGAGGCCCTGGCCAACGTGGTCAATAATCTTGGCTTGGTGCTTGTCGAGGTTGGCCGTCTAGAGGAGGCGATCGACTGCCACAGTGAGGCAATCCGATTCCAGCGATCGCTCGTCGAGGAACAGCCTGACGATTTGGATCGTCAGGCACAACTCGCCGATATGCTCACAGTTTCAAGTCGACCGACATTCATGCTTGGCAACGATGAAGGCGCGCTCGATGTGTTGGAACAAAGTCTCTCCCTCTACGAAGCCATTCGAGCGAGAGATTCGAGAAACATGCTGGATGCGAATCGTTATTCCCAGGCTCTTTCCCAGTACGCAGTTATTCAAATGTATCAGGGCAATTCGATTGAGGCAAGGAACGCAACCGGTCGGGCGATTGACTTGCTCGAACCGCTTGTGGAATCAAATCCCAAAGTTCCCGACTATCAGTCGGACTTGCTCTATCTTTCCAATCTGGCCTGCGAGCTCGATCGACGCGAAGGACGGATTGAGGAGGCGTTCGCGTCCGCTCGGGTCGCCGAGGAACTTGCTCAATCGCTTAGAGAATCTTATCCGGACGTGATCGAATATGTTTCTTATGCGTCAAAGAGCATGAACAACCTCGGACGCCTCTTCGAGGATCAAGGGAACCGAGGTAAGGCACTCGAATATTATGATCGAGCAATTTCACTGCTGGATCAAATTGCTCAGGCCGATCCGATTCATAATTACAACCTTGCCTGCAATGCTGCGTTGGCTGCCCAGGTGGTCGGCAGCGATCCTGAACAGCTCACCCGGGAAGATGACGAGACCCGTCGGCTGCGGAACGACCGGGCCATGAACGCACTTGTGCGGGCGGTCGATGCGGGTTATGTCCGCATGGAGAACCTGGAGCACGATTCCGACTTGGATGGACTTCGTCACCGCCCCGACTTTCAGCAACTGCTTGAGAGCCTCGATTGA
- a CDS encoding NAD-dependent succinate-semialdehyde dehydrogenase codes for MPTATAPELTCPTRTQMFIDGKWCDAVEGGRLAVINPADESTIAEVAFGGRADAERAIDAAAKALPAWRAKTSYERAEFLNKTANLLRQRADVIARALTLEQGKPVPEARAEVLHTAATFDWFAEEGKRAYGRIIPPTMSNKRHFAISHPVGVVGTITPWNFPLTLPSRKLAPALAAGCTVVSRPADQTPLCVIALFEILEEVGLPPGVANLVMGDAPTIADAYFARPEIGKVSFTGSTRVGKELIRKSADGVKRLSLELGGHAPLIVFEDADVEQVAKAAVLGKFRNNGQVCIAPSRFYIHEKLANQFTEVAVEETKRLKLGPGWEDGVTVGPMFAEQGLAKAVELINDAKARGASVLAGGGKSSRFDKGYFCEPTILQNVDGSMRLMTEEPFSPVMPLVDFSNVDEVIKAANDTPYGLAAYVFTNDLTIATRMAEGLEAGIIGINDPVPATPQAPFGGMKQSGLGRELGIEGLESYLETKSVSIGLRS; via the coding sequence ATGCCCACGGCCACTGCACCCGAATTGACCTGCCCGACCCGCACCCAGATGTTTATTGACGGCAAATGGTGCGATGCCGTCGAGGGCGGCCGCTTGGCCGTGATCAACCCGGCCGACGAATCAACGATCGCCGAGGTCGCATTCGGCGGTCGTGCCGATGCCGAGCGTGCCATTGACGCCGCCGCCAAGGCCCTCCCCGCCTGGCGCGCGAAGACCTCCTACGAGCGTGCCGAGTTCCTGAACAAGACGGCGAATTTGCTCCGTCAGCGAGCCGACGTCATTGCTCGGGCTCTGACGCTCGAACAGGGGAAGCCTGTTCCCGAGGCCCGTGCCGAGGTCCTCCATACCGCCGCCACCTTCGACTGGTTCGCCGAGGAAGGCAAGCGGGCCTACGGCCGGATCATTCCTCCGACGATGAGCAACAAGCGGCATTTTGCCATCTCACACCCGGTCGGCGTGGTCGGGACGATTACCCCCTGGAACTTTCCGCTTACCCTCCCAAGCCGGAAACTCGCCCCTGCGCTCGCCGCGGGTTGCACCGTCGTTTCTCGTCCTGCCGATCAAACGCCACTCTGCGTGATCGCCCTGTTCGAGATTCTGGAAGAAGTCGGCCTCCCTCCTGGTGTTGCAAATCTGGTCATGGGTGATGCGCCGACCATTGCTGATGCCTACTTCGCCCGTCCCGAGATTGGCAAGGTCAGTTTTACCGGCTCGACCCGAGTTGGGAAGGAACTGATCCGCAAGTCGGCCGATGGTGTCAAGCGGCTCAGCCTCGAACTGGGCGGTCACGCGCCACTCATCGTTTTCGAGGATGCTGACGTCGAACAGGTGGCCAAGGCTGCCGTGCTCGGCAAGTTCCGCAACAACGGGCAGGTCTGCATCGCTCCCTCGCGGTTTTATATCCACGAGAAGCTTGCGAATCAGTTCACCGAGGTGGCCGTCGAGGAGACGAAGCGCCTGAAGCTCGGGCCGGGCTGGGAAGACGGGGTCACCGTCGGACCGATGTTCGCCGAACAGGGGCTTGCCAAGGCGGTCGAGTTGATCAACGACGCGAAGGCCCGAGGCGCCTCCGTTCTGGCCGGTGGTGGCAAGTCGAGCCGCTTCGACAAGGGGTACTTCTGCGAGCCGACCATTCTGCAAAATGTCGATGGCTCGATGCGTCTCATGACTGAGGAACCCTTCTCCCCCGTGATGCCTCTGGTCGACTTTTCAAATGTTGATGAGGTGATCAAAGCCGCAAATGACACCCCTTATGGCCTGGCCGCCTACGTCTTCACCAACGATCTGACCATTGCCACCCGGATGGCCGAAGGGCTCGAAGCCGGAATCATCGGCATCAACGACCCCGTTCCCGCCACTCCGCAGGCTCCCTTCGGTGGGATGAAGCAATCGGGCCTCGGTCGCGAACTGGGCATTGAGGGGCTCGAATCGTACCTCGAAACCAAGTCCGTCTCGATCGGTCTCCGCAGCTGA
- a CDS encoding TrmH family RNA methyltransferase produces MPLIPLDDLDDPRLISYRHLKATNETRYLPQFVVEGEKLVEQLRDSRYPMESVLLSDRHAERIGPRIPKDVPAFVVDHQKISTLVGFNFHQGAMAVGFRLPPIDPGSIVNHAAKTLTIVVCPVVQNPENLGTIVRTADVFGVDAVLVGPTCPDPLSRRVLRVSMGTVLDLPVIVLDDLADRLIAWQRAFGLQLVATVTDSDAEPLDSFARPDRLAIVMGSEAHGLDPEWVARCDQRITIPMRAGAESLNVSVAAGIVLYELSKPGGS; encoded by the coding sequence ATGCCCTTGATCCCCCTTGATGACCTGGACGATCCTCGCCTGATCTCTTATCGCCACCTGAAGGCGACGAACGAGACGAGGTATCTCCCTCAGTTCGTCGTCGAGGGGGAAAAGCTCGTCGAACAACTGCGTGACAGCCGGTATCCCATGGAGTCGGTATTACTCTCCGATCGCCACGCCGAACGGATTGGGCCGAGGATTCCCAAGGACGTCCCTGCCTTCGTGGTCGATCATCAGAAAATCAGTACTCTGGTCGGGTTCAATTTCCATCAAGGGGCGATGGCGGTCGGGTTCCGATTGCCACCGATTGATCCCGGATCGATCGTCAACCACGCCGCAAAAACATTGACAATTGTCGTTTGCCCTGTCGTTCAGAATCCGGAGAACCTGGGAACGATCGTCCGAACAGCCGATGTGTTTGGTGTCGATGCCGTACTGGTCGGCCCAACCTGCCCCGATCCGCTTTCCAGGAGAGTCTTGCGGGTCTCGATGGGGACGGTTCTCGACCTTCCAGTCATCGTTCTCGACGACCTCGCCGATCGGCTCATCGCCTGGCAGCGTGCATTCGGTCTTCAGCTTGTGGCGACAGTGACCGACTCCGATGCGGAGCCGCTTGACTCGTTTGCACGTCCCGATCGATTGGCAATCGTCATGGGATCCGAGGCCCACGGCCTCGATCCTGAATGGGTCGCCCGTTGTGACCAGCGCATTACCATTCCGATGCGAGCGGGGGCCGAGTCGCTGAATGTCTCCGTCGCCGCAGGCATCGTTCTCTACGAATTGAGCAAGCCCGGCGGGTCATGA
- a CDS encoding sulfatase-like hydrolase/transferase produces the protein MTHRILSMALLLSVFVTATPAVGQDERPPNIVVFLADDLGWGDLGCYGHPMIETPNLDQFAEQGVRFTQCYAACGVCSPSRSAILTGRTPYRNGVFRWIPEGHPVHLRPSEITIARLLKERGYDTAHVGKWHLNGMFNAPEQPQPNDHGFDYWFATQNNAAPTHKDPVNFVRNGEPVGPMEGFSAILVAEEGIEWLREHRNPDAPFYLQVWTHEPHLPIESDPRFMARYEDQTDDPGVLQHHGNVTQLDHAFGMVMAELDRQGLTDSTIVFFTADNGPEGDGFGDPANPNSQRNRNQGSTGGLRGRKRDDFEGGIRVPGIVRWPGKIEPGTVSDVPVVGSDIFSTICEIVGIPLPGDRVIDGVSMVPAFGGKSVERPIPLYWRTHISSPDSRVAMRVGDWKIVGNVDLTRFLLFNLAEDPEETTDLSAQEPERFQQMTEQLLELNASILGDGPDWWKSETNF, from the coding sequence ATGACGCACAGAATCCTCTCGATGGCCCTCCTGCTCAGCGTTTTCGTTACGGCGACTCCGGCTGTGGGCCAAGACGAACGTCCTCCCAACATCGTGGTCTTCCTGGCCGACGACCTCGGCTGGGGGGACCTTGGCTGCTACGGTCATCCGATGATCGAGACGCCGAATCTCGACCAATTTGCCGAGCAAGGGGTTCGGTTCACGCAGTGCTACGCAGCTTGCGGAGTCTGCTCTCCGTCCCGGTCAGCGATCCTGACGGGGCGGACACCGTATCGCAACGGCGTGTTCCGCTGGATTCCGGAAGGGCACCCGGTACATCTCCGTCCTTCGGAAATCACAATCGCCCGCTTGCTCAAGGAGCGAGGGTACGACACCGCCCACGTGGGAAAGTGGCATCTGAATGGGATGTTCAACGCGCCGGAACAACCCCAGCCGAACGACCACGGCTTCGACTACTGGTTCGCCACCCAGAACAATGCCGCGCCCACGCACAAGGACCCCGTGAACTTCGTCCGAAATGGCGAACCTGTCGGGCCGATGGAAGGGTTCTCGGCAATCCTGGTGGCAGAAGAGGGAATCGAGTGGCTCCGCGAGCATCGCAATCCTGATGCACCGTTCTACCTTCAGGTCTGGACGCATGAGCCTCACCTGCCAATCGAGTCTGACCCGCGCTTCATGGCGCGTTACGAAGATCAGACCGATGATCCCGGAGTTCTGCAACATCACGGCAACGTGACACAGCTTGATCATGCCTTTGGGATGGTCATGGCGGAACTCGACCGTCAGGGGTTGACTGATTCAACGATCGTCTTCTTCACCGCCGACAACGGTCCCGAGGGGGACGGCTTCGGCGATCCGGCCAATCCCAACTCGCAACGCAACCGGAATCAAGGTTCGACAGGGGGCCTTCGGGGTCGGAAGCGAGACGATTTTGAAGGGGGTATCCGGGTTCCCGGGATCGTTCGATGGCCCGGCAAGATCGAGCCGGGGACGGTGAGCGACGTTCCGGTCGTCGGCTCCGACATCTTCAGCACGATCTGCGAGATCGTCGGCATCCCCCTGCCCGGAGATCGGGTGATTGATGGTGTGAGCATGGTGCCGGCCTTTGGGGGCAAATCGGTCGAGCGACCGATCCCGCTCTACTGGAGGACCCATATTTCCAGCCCCGACAGTCGGGTCGCCATGCGGGTCGGTGACTGGAAGATCGTGGGGAATGTTGATCTGACCCGGTTCCTCCTGTTCAATCTCGCGGAGGATCCGGAGGAAACAACCGACCTTTCGGCTCAGGAACCAGAGCGATTCCAGCAAATGACCGAGCAATTGCTTGAGTTGAACGCTTCGATCCTGGGAGACGGCCCAGACTGGTGGAAGTCGGAAACGAACTTCTGA
- a CDS encoding arylsulfatase, with product MLTTFLAFESTSQGQETEGAQRPNVLLIMTDDQGYGDLACHGNPMIQTPNLDALHAESVRLTDFHVDPTCSPTRSALMTGRYSGRVGVWHTIRGRSILHRAETTMAEVFARSGYATGIFGKWHLGDNYPSRPQDFGFSHSLIHGGGGVGQTPDSWGNDYFDDVYFENGNPRPTFGYCTDVWFEAALGFITEQSEAGQPFFCYLATNAPHGPYLVPKRYEEQYAGDPNVPNAAFYGMITNIDENLGQLLAAMDARGLTENTIVIFMTDNGTAAGVRGDLGYNAGMRGQKGSPYEGGHRVPCFVRWPGGGIEGGRDVEQLAAHLDLLPTLIELCDLDHPDEIAFDGRSLAPLLRGEAIDWPDRVLVVESQRIDVPQKYRQCAVMTEAWRLVNGSELYAIGEDPGQTQDQAAEHPETVAELRAIYDRWWDDVSRTHDRIARIVVGSEEENPARLTCHDWSGSDQDPPWNQSMIRTGLVRNGLWNVEVDRKGVYTIELRRWPAREPRPINDGPGPLAHDARLAIGGLEVTQPVGPDDVAITFRVELDAGPAGLQTWFEGPEGSRGAYFVSVRRDTP from the coding sequence GTGCTGACGACCTTTCTTGCCTTTGAATCAACAAGCCAGGGGCAGGAGACGGAGGGCGCTCAACGTCCGAATGTCCTGCTCATCATGACCGATGACCAGGGTTATGGCGACCTGGCCTGTCACGGCAATCCTATGATCCAGACTCCGAATCTCGACGCCTTGCATGCGGAGAGTGTTCGCCTAACCGATTTTCATGTTGATCCCACTTGCTCTCCCACACGATCGGCCCTGATGACCGGCAGATACTCGGGGCGGGTCGGGGTCTGGCATACCATCCGGGGGCGGTCCATTCTTCATCGAGCCGAGACGACGATGGCCGAGGTCTTCGCTCGCTCCGGTTACGCGACTGGGATCTTCGGCAAGTGGCACCTGGGAGACAATTACCCCTCTCGCCCGCAGGACTTCGGGTTCTCCCATTCGTTGATTCATGGGGGCGGGGGCGTCGGGCAGACCCCGGATTCGTGGGGAAACGACTACTTTGATGATGTTTACTTTGAGAACGGGAATCCGAGACCGACCTTCGGGTATTGTACCGACGTCTGGTTCGAGGCTGCTCTGGGGTTCATCACCGAGCAGAGTGAGGCGGGGCAGCCGTTCTTCTGTTACCTCGCCACCAATGCGCCGCACGGGCCGTATTTGGTCCCCAAGCGTTATGAGGAGCAATATGCCGGGGATCCGAACGTCCCCAACGCGGCCTTCTACGGAATGATCACCAACATTGATGAAAACCTAGGCCAGTTGCTCGCGGCGATGGATGCGCGCGGCCTGACCGAGAACACGATCGTGATCTTCATGACCGATAACGGCACCGCGGCCGGGGTGCGAGGGGATCTCGGCTACAACGCGGGAATGCGAGGCCAGAAAGGCAGCCCGTACGAGGGTGGCCACCGGGTCCCTTGCTTTGTGCGATGGCCAGGGGGCGGAATCGAAGGGGGGCGCGACGTTGAGCAACTCGCCGCCCATCTGGATCTCTTGCCGACGCTGATCGAACTGTGCGACCTCGATCATCCCGATGAGATCGCCTTTGATGGGAGGAGCCTGGCCCCCCTACTCCGCGGCGAGGCGATCGACTGGCCCGATCGGGTCCTTGTGGTCGAATCGCAACGGATTGACGTGCCGCAGAAGTATCGGCAGTGTGCGGTCATGACCGAAGCATGGAGACTCGTGAACGGATCCGAGCTCTACGCGATTGGTGAGGATCCCGGCCAGACCCAGGATCAGGCCGCCGAACACCCCGAGACGGTCGCGGAACTGCGAGCCATCTACGATCGTTGGTGGGACGATGTTTCCCGGACCCACGATCGGATCGCTCGAATTGTCGTTGGCTCGGAGGAGGAGAACCCGGCCCGACTCACCTGCCACGACTGGTCCGGCTCGGATCAGGATCCGCCCTGGAATCAATCAATGATCCGCACGGGCCTGGTTCGGAACGGCCTCTGGAACGTCGAGGTTGATCGCAAGGGTGTTTACACGATTGAGCTACGCCGATGGCCGGCACGAGAGCCAAGACCCATTAACGACGGTCCTGGACCTCTCGCCCACGATGCGAGACTGGCGATTGGCGGGCTTGAGGTCACTCAGCCGGTCGGACCGGACGACGTGGCCATCACCTTCCGCGTCGAGTTGGACGCCGGCCCGGCAGGATTGCAAACGTGGTTCGAAGGCCCCGAAGGATCGCGGGGGGCCTATTTTGTCAGTGTCCGTCGCGACACCCCCTGA